A genomic region of Arcobacter sp. LA11 contains the following coding sequences:
- a CDS encoding bifunctional ADP-dependent NAD(P)H-hydrate dehydratase/NAD(P)H-hydrate epimerase: protein MQKVFYEVGSLDKRCYEEFALNEDLLMEHASSSLSREIYKKFEKNKSVFIVCGTGNNGADGIALARLLYKRFDVKLYIPFGVKSSMAEIQLKRINLLGIEVVDELIESDIIVDCLFGSGLNKDLDDKSQYILNTLNTFDSFKIACDIPSGVNNLGQVTTVAFEANITITMGALKTSLFTDIAKDFVGEIKVANLGVQREIYEVESNIFLLEKEDMKLPFRDKKDAHKGTYGHLNVVAGCKKGAGVIAAKAAFGFGAGLVSVICHENIDLPYHIMQTHKLTTNCTAIALGMGLGRYEEDEIQKILKKDVPIIIDADLFYEDVILEALDKEVVLTPHPKEFCELLKLCDIDDISVETLQNNRFKYVEVFCKRYPKVILLLKGANVLISQNDKIYINNLGSAVLAKGGSGDVLSGLVGSLLAQGYKPLDATINASLAHVIAAGNYRKNNYSLIPSDLVEEVKKL from the coding sequence ATGCAGAAAGTATTTTATGAAGTAGGCTCATTGGATAAGAGATGTTATGAAGAGTTTGCATTAAATGAAGACTTGCTAATGGAACATGCTTCTTCTTCTTTAAGTAGAGAAATTTATAAAAAATTTGAAAAAAATAAATCAGTATTTATTGTCTGTGGTACGGGAAATAATGGAGCAGATGGTATTGCATTAGCAAGACTTCTATATAAACGTTTTGATGTAAAACTTTACATTCCCTTTGGAGTTAAATCTTCTATGGCAGAAATCCAACTAAAAAGAATAAATCTTCTAGGAATAGAAGTTGTAGATGAATTAATTGAATCAGATATTATTGTAGATTGTCTATTTGGAAGTGGTTTAAATAAAGATTTAGATGATAAGTCCCAATATATATTAAATACATTAAATACCTTTGATAGTTTTAAAATTGCTTGTGATATTCCAAGTGGAGTTAATAATCTAGGACAAGTTACAACTGTAGCTTTTGAAGCTAATATAACTATTACCATGGGAGCATTAAAAACTTCACTATTTACAGATATTGCAAAAGATTTTGTAGGTGAAATAAAAGTAGCTAATCTTGGAGTTCAAAGAGAAATTTATGAAGTAGAATCAAATATTTTTCTTTTAGAGAAAGAAGATATGAAACTTCCTTTTAGAGATAAAAAAGATGCCCACAAAGGAACCTATGGGCATCTAAATGTAGTAGCAGGTTGTAAAAAAGGAGCGGGAGTAATTGCTGCAAAAGCTGCTTTTGGTTTTGGGGCAGGTTTAGTAAGTGTAATTTGCCATGAAAATATTGATTTACCATATCATATTATGCAAACTCATAAACTAACAACAAATTGTACTGCAATTGCACTTGGTATGGGTCTTGGAAGATATGAAGAAGACGAAATCCAGAAAATACTTAAAAAAGATGTTCCTATTATAATAGATGCTGATTTATTTTATGAAGATGTAATTTTAGAAGCTTTAGATAAAGAAGTAGTCTTAACTCCTCATCCAAAAGAGTTTTGTGAGTTGCTTAAACTTTGTGATATAGATGATATATCAGTTGAAACTCTACAAAATAATCGATTTAAATATGTAGAGGTTTTTTGTAAAAGGTATCCAAAAGTAATTTTACTTTTAAAAGGTGCAAATGTTCTAATTTCACAAAATGACAAAATATATATAAATAACCTAGGAAGTGCAGTTTTAGCAAAAGGTGGAAGTGGTGACGTTTTAAGTGGCCTTGTAGGTTCTTTACTAGCTCAAGGATATAAACCTTTAGATGCAACAATAAATGCAAGTTTAGCCCATGTAATTGCTGCTGGAAATTATCGCAAAAATAATTATTCACTTATTCCTTCTGATTTGGTTGAAGAGGTTAAAAAACTATGA
- a CDS encoding thiazole synthase, with the protein MSDILKVGEYEFNSRLIVGSGKYADFQTTKDATIVSGSELITVAIRRVNITNPNEENLLDYFKDTNVKLLPNSAGCFTAEEAITTFRLMREATGIDIIKLEVIGDAKKTLYPDVIETITACEVLKKEGFTIMAYTSDDPIMAKRLEDAGADAIMPLAAPIGSGLGIQNPYNIAFIRDAVNVPVLVDAGLGCASDAAYAMELGADGILANTAIAQAQNPMAMAEAFKYATIAGRLSYVAGRIPKKPYATASSPIDGLIQF; encoded by the coding sequence ATGAGTGATATCCTAAAAGTAGGTGAATACGAGTTTAACAGCAGACTTATCGTTGGTTCTGGAAAATATGCAGATTTTCAAACTACTAAAGATGCAACTATCGTATCAGGAAGTGAATTAATAACTGTAGCAATTAGAAGAGTAAATATTACAAACCCAAATGAAGAAAATCTTTTGGACTATTTTAAAGATACAAATGTAAAACTTCTTCCAAATAGTGCAGGGTGTTTTACGGCTGAAGAAGCTATTACAACTTTTAGACTAATGAGAGAAGCAACTGGAATTGATATTATTAAATTAGAGGTAATTGGTGATGCTAAGAAAACTTTATACCCAGATGTAATTGAAACAATTACTGCTTGTGAAGTTCTTAAAAAAGAAGGTTTCACAATCATGGCATATACAAGTGATGATCCAATTATGGCTAAAAGATTAGAAGATGCAGGTGCAGATGCAATTATGCCTTTAGCAGCGCCTATTGGCTCTGGGCTTGGTATTCAAAATCCATATAATATAGCCTTTATTAGAGATGCTGTAAATGTGCCTGTTCTTGTAGATGCAGGACTTGGTTGTGCAAGTGATGCTGCATATGCTATGGAGTTAGGAGCAGATGGTATTTTAGCTAACACAGCTATTGCACAAGCTCAAAATCCAATGGCAATGGCAGAAGCATTTAAGTATGCAACTATTGCGGGAAGATTAAGTTATGTTGCAGGAAGAATTCCTAAGAAACCTTATGCAACAGCTAGTTCTCCTATTGATGGATTAATTCAGTTTTAA
- a CDS encoding translation initiation factor SUI1: MIFEMGAKLDGDDFDTSKNDKKNKKVSNETKPKNQHQLVFTYEKRKGKPVTLVGRFHLNDKDKKEVLKLLKKKLACGGAIKDEWIELQGDVKEKIKTVLEKEDWKFRK; the protein is encoded by the coding sequence ATGATATTTGAGATGGGTGCAAAGCTTGATGGAGATGATTTTGATACATCAAAAAATGACAAGAAAAATAAAAAAGTTTCAAATGAAACAAAACCTAAAAACCAACATCAATTAGTATTTACATACGAAAAAAGAAAAGGTAAACCAGTTACTTTAGTAGGAAGATTTCATTTAAATGATAAAGATAAAAAAGAAGTACTTAAACTTTTAAAGAAAAAATTAGCTTGTGGTGGTGCAATCAAAGATGAATGGATTGAACTACAAGGTGATGTAAAAGAGAAAATCAAAACAGTTTTAGAAAAAGAAGATTGGAAATTTAGAAAATAA
- the cutA gene encoding divalent-cation tolerance protein CutA — translation MSIVVIQTTCSNNEEAKKIAKVLIEKKLAACVQMSEIDSFYMWQDEFCNDKEILLNIKTKKENFKKIQSKIKELHSYDVPEIICINIENVSKDYKKFIGENTK, via the coding sequence ATGAGTATTGTAGTTATCCAAACAACTTGTTCAAATAATGAAGAAGCAAAAAAAATTGCAAAAGTTTTGATAGAAAAGAAACTTGCTGCATGTGTTCAAATGAGTGAAATCGACTCTTTTTATATGTGGCAAGATGAATTTTGTAACGATAAAGAAATTTTATTAAATATAAAAACAAAAAAAGAAAATTTCAAAAAAATTCAAAGCAAAATTAAAGAATTACATAGCTATGATGTGCCAGAAATTATATGTATAAACATAGAAAATGTAAGTAAAGATTACAAAAAATTTATAGGAGAAAATACAAAATGA